The Syntrophorhabdus sp. genomic interval GAAGCTTCCTCCGGCGCACTTCCTTACCGTCAGGAACGGGACCATCAGGATGAGAAAGTACTGGGAGCTTGCCTACAGCGGGGGAAACGGCACCACCGTTCAGGAGCTGACCGAGGAGTTCAAGGAACTTCTGGCGGAATCCATCGGGATGCACCTTATGAGCGAGGTGCCTCTCGGGGCACTCCTGTCGGGCGGGATAGACTCGGCGACGATAGCCGCCTTCGCGCAGAGGTCTCTTGCGACCCGCTTGAAGACCATATCCATAAGCTTCGACAGCTGGCGTCTCAACGAAGCCGATGCCGCCCGGGAGACGGCCGCCGCTCTCGGAACGGACCACGTCCCCGTCGCTTTCGGCAGGGACAGCATGGATGATTATCCCGAGGCCCTTTATTACCTCGAGGAGCCTCTCGCGGAGCCGGTGTTCGTCACGGAATACCACATGCACAGGGCCGTGAGACAAAGCGGCGTCAAGGTAGTTCTCACCGGCGAGGGGTCCGATGAGCTGCTGGCGGGTTACCACTGGCACCGCGGTGAGGTTTGGGCGAGACCCTTTCTGAAGTTGCCTTTTTTCCTGCGCGCCATAGTGGCCCAGGGTCTGCTCTTTCGTTCCCGCGGCGCCGGAGCCATGGGGATGTACAGGGTTCTGCGGGAGGGGCGCGGCGACGCACAGGACCAGTACCGCGCGTGGCTCACCATCGGCGACCCGAAGACCAAGGAGCGCCTGCTCTGCCGCGAGGTCTCCGAGGCGTTAAGGAGCAATGGCGCACCACTGCTCGATTCGTGGAAGGACCACCTGCCGGCCGTGGCGGGGCGGCCCCTGCCCGACCAGATGCTCTGGCTGCAGTCGCGGACGCGCATGGTCGACGACATCAACCACTCACTGGACCGGATGAGCATGGCACATTCCGTTGAGGCGCGCGTACCCTTTCTCGATCACAGGCTGTGGGAATTCTGCGCGTCAGTCCCTTTTCGTCTGAAGATCGACGGCACCTATTTCGATCTTACCGAGAAGTTCCTCCTCAGGAACGCGGTGAAGGGTATCGTACCCGAGGGGGCGAGATTGCGCAGGAAGAAGGGACTAGCGGCACCCTACGAAACCTGGCTCATGAGAAGCCGCCTTCCGGACTGGGCGGAGATGGCGCTTTCGGAGGCTGACATAAGAAAGGTGGGGCTCTTCGACGCGCAAGAGGTCGAAAGGCTGAGAAGAGAACACCAGGCCGGCCTGCCGGACCGGGCCACGCTGCTCATGGGCGTCCTGGCGCTCCAGACCTGGTCGCGTCTGTTCATGGGGTGATCGTTGCATACCGCGAAGCATATTTCATCGACGGGGGACAAGGTCATCCTGCTTAACGCCACGGGCCTGGGATACCAGGTGATGAGGGCACTTGGCAGGCGGGGTGTACGATCCATCGTCATCTACGACCAGGAAAGCGAGGAGATCGGAAGGCATTCGAGATATGTGGCCGACCGCATCGAGGTCCCGTGCTTCATCGAACAGCCGGAGCGCCTCCTCGTCTATCTCCTGAAGAATGGGCGAAAGTGGTCAGGCACATTGATCATACCCACGAAGGATTACGGCGTCGAATTCCTGGCGAGGTACAAGGGCATTCTGTCGCGATACTACATCATCCCCACGCCTGGCCTCGATGTCATCGAAGGCATCCTCGACAAGAGAGTCCTCTACGAGAACGCGCGCCGGCTGGGGATCTCCGTCCCCGAGACCTTCCACGCGCGGTCCCTTGAAGATCTGTGCAGGCTCAGGGACATAATAGAGTTTCCCTGTCTCCTGAAACCGGGTCGGGCCCACGTCTTCATAAGGCGCTTCGGCTTCAAGTTGCTCGAGATAGAATGCTTCGAGCAGCTGGAGGCTGTGTACAGGGACCTCACCGGCAACTTCACCGGTGATGCCTTCGGCATGATGATATGCGGGATCATTCCCGGTCCGGACAGCAAACAGATGGTCCAGTTCGCTTCGTACATCGATCGGTCGGGAGAGATGCTCGCCTCCATGACATCGAGGAAAATGAGGCAGGACCCGCCGAGATACGGCCAGGGACGGGTGACGAAAAGCGAAAGGATCACGGATGTCGATGAACAGAGCCGCAAACTCCTGAGAGAGCTCGGCTACCATGGTTTTTCAGAGATCGAGTGGAAATACGATCCCCGTGACGGCGAGTACAAACTTATCGAGATCAACCCCAGGTTCATATTCTATACGGCCCTGTGCACCTCATGCGGCATCAACTTTCCCTATATCGAATACGCGGACCTTGTCCGGCATGAGAAGATACGGGTGCACTCCTTCAGGGAGAACGTCTACTGGGTGCACCTGTACAAAGACCTCCTCCACACGGCACTTAACCACGGAATGGAAAGACTCTCGATCCGGGAATATTTGCGCCCCTATCTGGGCAGGATGTCCTTCGCGATCTTCGATCCCAGGGACCCCAGACCCTTCTTCGAGGAATGGAGGGAGCACGCGGGCAACATGCTTAAGAGAAGGATCCGCACATCCAAGTGAGTACACCATGAGTGCCATCGTCACGAACGCGAAGAACAGGATCGCCTACACCGTTGTCAGGAGCCTCGGCGGGAAGGGGATACCCGTTTACACCGCCGACTTCGTGCCGCTGTCCATGTCTTTTGCCTCACGCTTTTCGAGGGGCCACTTCATCTACCCGTCCCCGTTCAGGGACCAGGCGGGCTTCATCGCGTCAATCGTCAAGAACGCGCGGCGCCTCAAGGCGGAAGTGCTCATACCCGTGTTCGAGGAGACATTCCTCCTGTCAAAATACAAGGACGAGATCTCCCGGCACGTCCGCGTGGCCATCCCCGATTATGACCAGGTCCTGACCGCGCACAACAAGGACAGGTGGATGCCGCTGGCGGAGTCGCTCGGCGTGCCCGTGCCGCGGACCTTCGCGGCCGAGGAGCTGAGGAGGGCGGGTCCGAAGGCCGCGGTTCTGACTTACCCCGTGCTCGTGAAGCCCAATCAGGGCGGGGGTGCCTGGGGTATCAGGGAGGCGGCGACGGAAAGGGAACTCGAGAACATCCTTTCCGGGGATACCTGGTTCGGGCGTCCCTGGGAGAGGTTCTCCGTTCAGGAAAAGATAAACGGGACGGTGCATTGCGTGGCGATGCTCTTCAGCCGCGGAGAGTTGAAAGCCCATGTCGTCTACAGGCAATTGAGGGACCTTCCCTTCACCGGCGGGCAGGCGACGCTGAGGGTGAGCGTCGATAACCCCGTCGCGGTGGGCCATTTGAGGAGATTGCTGGAGAGGCTCGCCTGGCACGGGATATGCCAGGCGGATTTCATCGTCGATGAG includes:
- the asnB gene encoding asparagine synthase (glutamine-hydrolyzing), which gives rise to MCGITGILNLNGGTPPEPARLIRANDALLHRGPDDSGAFTDGQVGLAMRRLSIIDVARGHQPLSNENGAISIVFNGEIYNHLQLREELIGRGHRMRTRSDTETVVHAYEQWGMEGCLSRLRGMFAFAIWDSSERALFLCRDRMGIKPLYYAEEGGRLYFSSEIRGILLQSGMSCRMDMAAVDAFLTVGFVPNPRTICQGIKKLPPAHFLTVRNGTIRMRKYWELAYSGGNGTTVQELTEEFKELLAESIGMHLMSEVPLGALLSGGIDSATIAAFAQRSLATRLKTISISFDSWRLNEADAARETAAALGTDHVPVAFGRDSMDDYPEALYYLEEPLAEPVFVTEYHMHRAVRQSGVKVVLTGEGSDELLAGYHWHRGEVWARPFLKLPFFLRAIVAQGLLFRSRGAGAMGMYRVLREGRGDAQDQYRAWLTIGDPKTKERLLCREVSEALRSNGAPLLDSWKDHLPAVAGRPLPDQMLWLQSRTRMVDDINHSLDRMSMAHSVEARVPFLDHRLWEFCASVPFRLKIDGTYFDLTEKFLLRNAVKGIVPEGARLRRKKGLAAPYETWLMRSRLPDWAEMALSEADIRKVGLFDAQEVERLRREHQAGLPDRATLLMGVLALQTWSRLFMG
- a CDS encoding ATP-grasp domain-containing protein, which encodes MSAIVTNAKNRIAYTVVRSLGGKGIPVYTADFVPLSMSFASRFSRGHFIYPSPFRDQAGFIASIVKNARRLKAEVLIPVFEETFLLSKYKDEISRHVRVAIPDYDQVLTAHNKDRWMPLAESLGVPVPRTFAAEELRRAGPKAAVLTYPVLVKPNQGGGAWGIREAATERELENILSGDTWFGRPWERFSVQEKINGTVHCVAMLFSRGELKAHVVYRQLRDLPFTGGQATLRVSVDNPVAVGHLRRLLERLAWHGICQADFIVDEATGVPHLIDINPRLWGSLVQGIASGVDFPYLLYTLARDGDTPGIDGFRKGVVTRWVWGDLRTLPEALKRAGDKMEFLKEYFRLFGRKIAFDDLCFRDPLPFFTFGLDFLAKMVGQKTLHPRSHDSLEGVWE